In Nicotiana tabacum cultivar K326 chromosome 2, ASM71507v2, whole genome shotgun sequence, the following proteins share a genomic window:
- the LOC107772524 gene encoding probable glutathione S-transferase parA, with amino-acid sequence MESNNVVLLDFWPSSFGMRLRIALALKGIKYEAKEENLSDKSPLLLEMNPVHKKIPILIHNSKAICESLNILEYIDEVWHDKCPLLPSDPYERSQARFWADYIDKKIYSTGRRVWSGKGEDQEEAKKEFIEILKTLEGELGNKTYFGGDNLGFVDVALVPFTSWFYSYETCANFSIEAECPKLVVWAKTCMESESVSKSLPHPHKIYGFVLELKHKLGLA; translated from the exons ATGGAGAGCAACAACGTGGTTCTGCTAGATTTCTGGCCAAGCTCTTTTGGTATGAGGCTAAGAATTGCATTGGCCTTAAAGGGaatcaaatatgaagcaaaggAGGAAAACTTATCTGATAAAAGCCCTTTGCTTCTGGAGATGAACCCTGTTCACAAAAAGATCCCTATTTTGATTCACAATAGTAAAGCCATTTGTGAGTCTCTAAACATTCTTGAGTACATTGATGAAGTCTGGCATGACAAATGTCCATTACTTCCTTCTGATCCTTACGAAAGGTCACAAGCCAGATTCTGGGCCGACTATATTGACAAGAAG ATATATAGCACAGGAAGAAGAGTGTGGAGCGGTAAAGGTGAAGATCAAGAAGAAGCAAAGAAGGAATTCATAGAAATACTCAAGACTTTGGAAGGAGAGCTTGGAAATAAAACTTACTTTGGTGGTGATAATCTGGGTTTTGTGGATGTGGCTTTGGTTCCCTTTACTAGTTGGTTTTATTCTTATGAGACTTGTGCAAACTTTAGTATAGAAGCAGAGTGTCCAAAGCTGGTGGTATGGGCAAAAACATGTATGGAGAGCGAGAGTGTCTCAAAGTCCCTTCCTCATCCTCACAAGATCTATGGTTTTGTCTTGGAACTCAAGCACAAGCTTGGTCTTGCTTGA